From the Ammoniphilus sp. CFH 90114 genome, the window TAATCTAGACATCATGACTGCTGCTGCGACACGGGTTGCTGAGGATTTTGCCCGTCATCATCTAGCAAGACTAGAATCTAATTCGCTGTAGAAAAGAAGAGGTGAAGAGAAGATGTTGCGTAAAAGTGACAAGCCTATAAAAATAACGGAAGTATGCTTGCGTGACGGAAGTCACGTGATGGCACACCAATATACAGAGGAGCAAGTTCGAAAGGTAACCCGTGCCCTAGACGAGGCAGGTATGCACTATATTGAGGTGAGCCACGGAGATGGATTAGGGGGCTCCACTCTACAATATGGTCGCTCACTCGTCGACGAGATGAAATTAATAGAAGCTGCTGTTGAAGAGTGTAAGCAAGCAACTGTCGCTGTACTTTTGTTGCCAGGTATTGGGACTGTTCATGAATTAAAGCAAGCACGTGAACTAGGGGCAGGATTAGTTCGTGTGGCTACACATGTCACAGAAGCTGATGTTTCCGCTCAGCATATCAGTATGGCTCGTGAATTAGGAATGGAGACTCTTGGCTTCCTCATGATGGCCCATATGGCTCCAGTAGAGAAGCTCGTAGAGCAAGCTAAGCTCATGGAGAGTTATGGCGCTCAAGCGGTATATGTCACAGATTCTGCAGGAGCACTTTTACCTGATCAAGTAAGAGAACGTATCCATGCTTTACGTGAGTCCTTGGATATTGAAGTTGGATTCCATGGACATAACAATCTCTCTGTTGCTGTTGCGAATACGATGGCTGCGATTGAAGAGGGAGCCACTCGTATTGACGGTAGTGTTCGTTGCCTAGGTGCTGGAGCTGGAAATACACAAACAGAGGTATTGCTCG encodes:
- the dmpG gene encoding 4-hydroxy-2-oxovalerate aldolase, whose amino-acid sequence is MLRKSDKPIKITEVCLRDGSHVMAHQYTEEQVRKVTRALDEAGMHYIEVSHGDGLGGSTLQYGRSLVDEMKLIEAAVEECKQATVAVLLLPGIGTVHELKQARELGAGLVRVATHVTEADVSAQHISMARELGMETLGFLMMAHMAPVEKLVEQAKLMESYGAQAVYVTDSAGALLPDQVRERIHALRESLDIEVGFHGHNNLSVAVANTMAAIEEGATRIDGSVRCLGAGAGNTQTEVLLAVLERMGVQVGIDLYKMMDVAEEIVGPMLPRAQEINKGSLVLGYAGVYSSFLLHAERAAKRFGLDPRDILIELGKRKTVGGQEDLILDVAAELAKAQKLEV